In one Leishmania major strain Friedlin complete genome, chromosome 13 genomic region, the following are encoded:
- the MKK2 gene encoding mitogen-activated protein kinase kinase 2, producing MLVTMEDYQIIESIGEGSFGKVYKARIKGTGQIVAMKFIVKKGKNEKELKNLRSEIEILTKLNHPHIIMLFDSFETDSDFVVVMEYAQGELYDILEDEKQLPEKEVQKIAKQLIQALNYLHSNRIIHRDMKPQNILIGQNGAVKLADFGFARSMSYNTIVLTSIKGTPLYMAPELVQERAYDNRVDLWSLGCILYELYYGKPPFYTNNLFALIKKIVCEPVKYDSKANDPISPEFKSFLSGLLTKSASSRLNWPELLNHPFVQLTKSDASWQDAIMQHDSRMKARMDRLGCLRLHGNAGRAAPKRKSTQSDDIFNLKTVQKLTSGCEFDVCATLTQLVRMASAFNGDVTKSTALLGVFDSGVLEAALTLLNEKQSVKVVGLVLQFVKELAFPEHSDVLPFPSQRPKRDGLAVLEEKHSRQQEDLFIRQQVALKLMKKPHTALDFIISEISSDSNSLAETCVKIMFQCFRWENSFGPMVTQLRTFPEMWAAILKSVNHDSVSRGETSHEYAALVFHTVSIVIPHVKLASPQRINREEVLELVTQGLSAVCYYEAGMVDAHRNKSPPLVYAAAAALLIAFAHRELKDIVSFKVNDALLDGIYSIVDAVTDAPSRPVTPRALGSSYGYPDYGLLDGVAHMLSLIFSDSDSLVYAKLPGRSEHRFLESDTKSLALLVMTLLRDSDPRMELSPNGVQTLLRAAQQIFQQQKEQALSMSLLMEPIAPYSGESGSLCWLSVICCTLKTDYFRQLFYWPACRGGGATGVSAHVTIVSQILSDSLRPVSSSSNPTPAEDKLLGDVSRVLYKEKVIELLVHAMDYSEGVFLGSPFAIIAKLCANSADSIKAFVDCGGLDATRIRRILDPDKAGTGLMSDGLVVLSQMARMSAEFYEPIHRSNLYGCLAALLQHSEKDLRGKTCTLIGNLCKHSDFFFEPLEKNHIVERLVKCCSDSDAQTQKLAAFAIGNAAFHSDYLYNLLSPAIPSLVGLLARGDAKTRQNAAGALSNFVRNGDQLVSSLAESSVVESLLKMLRDDDTLSSKKVAVLTINSFCAYDVFRRKFVALDLREDIRKLQQDPNARTDPSIQKYVGNLVDRLG from the coding sequence ATGCTCGTGACCATGGAGGACTACCAAATAATTGAGTCCATCGGAGAGGGCTCCTTTGGCAAAGTGTACAAAGCCCGCATCAAGGGCACGGGTCAAATAGTAGCAATGAAATTCATTGTCAAGAAAGGCAAAAacgagaaggagctgaaAAATCTTAGAAGCGAGATTGAGATTTTGACGAAGCTGAATCATCCACATATTATCATGCTCTTTGACTCGTTTGAGACGGATTCCGACTTTGTAGTGGTGATGGAGTATGCGCAGGGCGAGCTATATGACATCCTGGAGGATGAAAAGCAGCTgccggagaaggaggtgcagAAGATCGCAAAGCAACTAATCCAGGCACTGAATTACCTTCACTCTAATCGAATCATTCACCGTGATATGAAGCCGCAGAACATCTTAATTGGACAGAACGGCGCGGTAAAACTGGCAGATTTCGGCTTCGCGCGCTCCATGAGCTACAACACAATCGTGCTAACGAGCATCAAGGGCACACCGCTCTACATGGCTCCGGAGCTGGTGCAAGAGCGCGCGTACGACAACCGAGTCGACCTGTGGTCGCTAGGCTGCATCTTGTATGAATTGTACTACGGCAAACCACCTTTCTACACGAACAACCTTTTTGCATTGATCAAGAAGATCGTTTGTGAGCCCGTCAAGTACGATTCCAAGGCCAATGATCCGATTAGCCCCGAGTTCAAGAGCTTTCTTAGCGGCCTCTTGACCAAGTCTGCGTCCTCGCGGCTCAATTGGCCTGAACTGCTGAACCACCCATTTGTGCAGCTGACGAAGAGTGACGCGTCGTGGCAGGATGCTATTATGCAGCACGATTCGAGGATGAAGGCCCGGATGGATAGACTAGGGTGTCTTCGACTACATGGAAACGCTGGTCGTGCGGCCCCAAAGCGCAAGTCTACCCAAAGCGATGACATTTTCAACCTGAAGACAGTGCAGAAGCTCACGAGCGGTTGCGAGTTCGATGTCTGCGCCACACTCACCCAGCTGGTGCGGATGGCTAGCGCGTTCAATGGGGATGTGACAAAAAGCACTGCTCTTCTTGGAGTGTTCGACTCCGGGGTCCTGGAGGctgcgctgacgctgctcaACGAGAAACAGTCGGTGAAAGTTGTCGGTTTAGTGCTGCAGTTCGTGAAAGAGCTGGCATTTCCGGAACATAGTGATGTgcttccctttccctcccaGCGTCCGAAACGCGACGGGTTGGCGGTGTTAGAGGAAAAACACTCACGTCAGCAGGAGGATCTGTTTATTCGACAGCAGGTTGCTCTGAAGCTGATGAAGAAGCCTCACACGGCGCTCGATTTCATCATCAGCGAAATAAGCAGCGACAGCAATTCTCTTGCCGAAACGTGTGTGAAGATCATGTTCCAATGTTTCCGCTGGGAGAACAGCTTTGGACCGATGGTGACACAGCTGCGGACTTTTCCGGAAATGTGGGCGGCCATCCTCAAATCTGTCAACCATGACAGTGTCTCAAGGGGTGAGACGTCGCACGAGTATGCGGCTCTTGTTTTTCACACGGTGTCTATTGTCATTCCACACGTCAAGCTGGCATCCCCGCAGCGGATAAATcgcgaggaggtgctggagctcGTGACACAAGGTCTCTCCGCTGTCTGCTACTACGAAGCCGGCATGGTAGACGCGCATCGGAACAAATCCCCCCCGCTGGTCtatgcagcggcagcggcactccTCATCGCCTTCGCTCACCGAGAGCTGAAGGACATTGTCTCGTTTAAGGTGAATGATGCGCTGCTAGACGGGATTTACTCCATCGTCGATGCCGTGACAGACGCACCGAGTCGACCTGTAACGCCGCGGGCGCTGGGAAGTAGCTATGGGTATCCTGACTACGGCTTGCTAGATGGCGTCGCCCATATGCTGTCGCTGATTTTCTCAGACTCAGACTCGCTCGTCTACGCCAAGCTGCCCGGTAGATCAGAGCACCGCTTTTTGGAGAGCGACACCAAAAGCCTGGCACTGTTGGTTATGACACTTCTGCGTGACAGCGATCCAAGGATGGAGTTGTCACCCAACGGTGTCCAGACGCTGTtgcgagcggcgcagcagataTTTCAGCAGCAGAAGGAGCAAGCTCTGTCGATGAGTTTGCTGATGGAACCGATAGCCCCGTACTCAGGGGAGTCGGGGAGCCTATGCTGGCTCTCAGTTATCTGCTGCACACTGAAAACCGATTACTTCCGTCAGCTTTTTTACTGGCCGGCgtgtcgcggcggtggcgcgacCGGCGTCAGCGCGCACGTGACAATTGTGTCTCAGATTTTATCTGACTCGCTGCGGCCCGTGAGCTCGTCCTCAAACCCAACGCCTGCGGAGGACAAGCTACTAGGCGACGTCAGCCGCGTTCTGTACAAGGAGAAAGTTATCGAGCTGCTTGTGCACGCTATGGACTACTCTGAGGGGGTTTTTCTCGGGAGCCCGTTCGCCATCATCGCGAAGCTGTGCGCCAACTCCGCAGACTCCATCAAGGCCTTCGTAGACTGTGGCGGTCTAGACGCCACTCGAATCAGGCGTATTCTCGACCCAGACAAAGCAGGCACAGGGCTGATGTCGGATGGGTTGGTGGTGCTTTCGCAAATGGCACGCATGTCTGCAGAGTTTTATGAGCCTATTCATAGGTCCAACCTGTATGGTTGCTTGGCtgcgctcctccagcactCAGAAAAAGACTTACGCGGCAAGACGTGCACGCTTATCGGGAATTTGTGTAAGCACTCCGACTTCTTCTTCGAGCCACTTGAGAAGAACCACATTGTAGAGCGGTTGGTGaagtgctgcagcgacagcgacgcgcagACACAGAAGCTGGCAGCGTTTGCCATCGGCAATGCTGCGTTTCATAGTGACTACCTGTACAATTTGCTGAGCCCAGCCATTCCCTCGCTGGTGGGTCTTCTGGCGCGTGGGGACGCAAAAACGCGTCAAAACGCTGCCGGGGCGCTGAGCAACTTTGTTCGAAACGGAGACCAGCTCGTGAGCTCCTTGGCAGAGTCCAGCGTCGTTGAATCTCTGCTGAAGATGTTGCGTGACGACGACACACTGTCATCAAAGAAGGTCGCAGTGCTCACTATCAACTCGTTTTGTGCATACGATGTATTCCGCCGCAAGTTTGTTGCGTTGGACTTGCGAGAGGATATTcgcaagctgcagcaggaccctaacgcgcgcacagaccCCTCAATTCAAAAGTACGTTGGAAACCTTGTGGATCGACTTGGTTGA
- a CDS encoding putative flagellar radial spoke protein, with the protein MASTALSAAELEAQFTNAKAYLMQADKDGVSAYDQLTRLMELLLEENPENVAGDPSKLHEILSFIQTHSFACGESTSACYEATQVPAEELRRFEDNKKLFDLPAPQVRTVIEQPDPYTTITTTTVLPLKAPSFESVAAQNKYWTAAGCGLSDEEAFLLDRSITNLAMEANLQDIKFFGRIFGTHSDYFVLRTRRYLEAGETVYVETNTMGKPPRKKGIVPVQAEPGYVGVNRYTFWVTASPSDKWEKLPDVTPQQINAARETKRFFTGDLSASVAATFPWGEAAYLRAQLARITSSTTIAPQGALEEPEPEQETEEDEDEDAEDGAPRKLKEAKYKPLVVPSPDYGEEEVDVAQLTVDRWVHAEGYIYKNGRQTKVPEKPEPEEGEVEGEEEAEPEADAQGEEEEEEPEEEEEVELFAPIQNDYLYGVVDIPQPPPAINDEDEEEEEEPEEEGEEEPREPDNTPLKPLRDDDVPDDDPTKMKIACWTMRVENNVSKAHRMAVVQSLRWPGATAYAAEGGKRWSCVYFGNGMKKTDAAFTPPPAPPVQSECADVTEVEDPTATVEKLVRRGEEIPEADSEAEPDELEEEEDS; encoded by the coding sequence ATGGCCTCAACAGCGCTTTctgcggcggagctggaggcgcagtTCACCAATGCCAAGGCATACCTCATGCAGGCGGACAAGGATGGCGTGAGCGCCTATGACCAGCTCACACGCCTCATGGAGCTTCTTCTTGAGGAGAACCCTGAGAACGTTGCAGGCGATCCGTCAAAGTTGCACGAGATCTTGAGCTTCATCCAGACGCACAGCTTCGCGTGCGGCGAGAGCACCTCTGCGTGCTATGAGGCCACACAGGTGCCCGCCGAGGAGCTCCGGCGCTTCGAGGACAACAAGAAGCTCTTTGATCTCCCAGCCCCGCAGGTGCGCACCGTCATCGAGCAGCCTGATCCGTACACGACCattaccaccaccaccgtgctgccgctgaaggCGCCGTCCTTCGAGTCTGTTGCCGCTCAAAACAAGTACTGGACGGCCGCGGGCTGCGGCCTCTCCGACGAGGAAGCATTCCTGCTTGACCGCTCCATCACCAACCTCGCCATGGAGGCGAACCTGCAGGATATCAAGTTCTTTGGTAGGATTTTTGGCACACATAGCGACTACTTTGTTCTCCGCACGCGGCGCTACCTCGAGGCGGGCGAAACCGTGTACGTGGAAACCAACACAATGGGAAAGCCGCCGCGAAAGAAGGGCATCGTGCCCGTGCAGGCTGAGCCAGGCTACGTCGGGGTGAATCGCTACACGTTCTGGGTAACCGCATCGCCCTCCGACAAGTGGGAGAAGCTACCGGATGTaacgccgcagcagatcaATGCGGCCCGCGAAACGAAGCGCTTCTTTACGGGAGACTTGTCAGCGTCTGTTGCGGCAACGTTTCCATGGGGGGAGGCCGCGTACCTGCGAGCACAGCTGGCGCgcatcaccagcagcaccaccattGCTCCTCAAggtgcgctggaggagcCAGAGCCGGAGCAGGAAAcggaagaggacgaggatgaAGACGCCGAGGATGGTGCGCCGCGGAAGCTGAAGGAGGCCAAGTACAAACCGCTGGTAGTCCCCTCGCCGGATTacggcgaggaagaggtggaTGTGGCACAGCTGACGGTAGACCGCTGGGTACACGCGGAGGGGTACATTTACAAGAACGGTCGACAAACAAAGGTGCCGGAGAAGCCTGAgccggaggagggggaggtggagggggaggaggaggccgaaCCCGAGGCCGATGCTcagggcgaagaggaggaggaggagccggaggaggaggaagaagtgGAGCTCTTTGCTCCTATCCAGAACGACTACCTCTACGGCGTCGTCGACAtcccgcagccgccgccagccATAAACGATgaggacgaagaggaggaggaggagcccgaggaggagggcgaggaggagcccCGGGAGCCGGACAACACGCCACTGAAGCCTTTGCGCGACGATGACGTCCCCGATGACGACCCGACAAAGATGAAGATTGCATGCTGGACGATGCGCGTGGAGAACAATGTTAGCAAGGCTCACCgcatggcggtggtgcaaTCCCTTCGCTGGCCCGGCGCCACTGCATACGCGGCTGAGGGCGGCAAGCGCTGGTCTTGCGTGTACTTTGGCAACGGTATGAAGAAGACGGATGCGGCCTTCACACCACCGCCCGCTCCCCCTGTGCAATCAGAGTGCGCCGACGTCACAGAGGTGGAAGATCCAACCGCCACTGTGGAGAAGCTCGTTCGGCGCGGCGAAGAAATCCCGGAAGCCgacagcgaggcggagcCGGATGAgctggaggaagaggaggacagcTAA